ATGGGCTGGGAGCGCGAACCGCGGGTGTCCGTGTCGCGGAGCATCATCCCGATCACCGACGACGAGTCGCGGCACTACTTCGGCGTCCGTGCGCAGGTCGAGGGGCAGGACCAGGTCGGCCACCTCGACGGCGGACTGGCCCGCTTCGGCCGCTCGTACATCGGCGAGCCGGAGCAGCTCGTCGCGGAGCTCGCGGCCGACGCGGCCGTCCGCGCCGCCGACACCGTGCTCGTGACGGTGCCGAACCAGCTCGGCGTCGACTTCAACGCCCGGCTGCTCGCGGCCACCCGCGCCGTGATGGACGAGGTCGACGCCGCGCTCGTCCCCGCCTAGGTCACGCCCCGGCGGGCGCTCCCGGCCACAGCAGACGGAAGCGCTCGCACAACACCGGCATGTCCGGCTCGAAGCCCCGCGGGTTCTCGGAGTGCTCGCGCCAGTACCGCTCGTGCACCGCGCGCCAGTGCTCGAGCGTCTGGTCGCCCTCGCCCTCGGCCCGGGCGTGCTCGGCGTCGACCTGGTCGAAGGGCACGACGGCGAGCGCCGTGGTCTCGATCACGGCGCGCGGCGCTCCGCGGCCGTCCAGGATCACGCTGAGCTCGCCGACCTCGGGCAGCGGGTCGCCCGTGGCCTCGTAGTCCCACATCGACGACGCCGTACCGTCCTTCGTCCCGCTGAGCACGAGCTCGAGCAGGCCGTCGGCGTGCTCGGGCGTCGCGCCGAACGCCCACGCCTCCGGCACGGTCTCGGGCAGGGAGGGTTCCTCGGCCCGTCGGGCGGCCCAGAAGTCGGTCAGCGTCTCGTCGGCGGTGATCACCCGCTGACCGTAGCGCACCCGCTGGTCCCCTTTCCTGCCGACACCCGCCTTGGGGCCGCGGCCGTGCCTCCCGAGCGCGTAGCGTCGAAGCGCACCGTCCACCGCACCCTCCAGGAGCACCCCGTGACACTGCCGGCCGCCGGCTGGTTCCCCGACCCGCAGGACGCGAACCGCCTGCGCTGGTGGGACGGGCACGCCTGGGGCACCGCAACGCACGCGATGCCGACGCGGACGGGGCCCGTCGTCCCGGTCGTCGTCGCACCGGTCGGCCCCTCGTTCTCCGTGCAGGGCGGCGCCCTGCGGACGGGCTCCTGGGCGTCGGGCAGCGCCGCGCCGCGGATCGGGCTCACCGCGTTCGTGGCCGTCGTGCTCGCGGTCGTGTCGGTGGCTTGGAACCCGTTCGGGGCCGTCAGCGTCGTCGCGATCGTCCTCGGCGTCGTCGGGGTCGTGCGACCAGGGGCCTCCGGCGCGCGCCGCGTGGTGGCACGGAGCGCTGCGGCGAGCGCCCTCGTGGTCGCGGTCGCGACAGCCGCCGTGGCCGTGGCCGCCCAGCTCGCGTCCTGACGCGCGGCCGGCGCCCGTCCCCCTCATCGCCCTCCTGACCCTCGTCGCCCATCCCCTCGATGGAGCAGAAGACGTCGGGTCCGCCCGGCGCACCCGACAGCTACTGCTCCATCAAACGACACCGAGACACCGCAACAGCACCACCACGCCGCGCCGCGCCGCGCCCGCCCTACCGCCGCGCCCGCGGGTGCGCCGTCTGGTACACGTCCCGCAGCATGTCGGCCGTCACCAGCGTGTAGATCTGCGTCGTCGCGACGCTCGCGTGCCCGAGCAGCTCCTGCACGACGCGGACGTCGGCCCCGCCCTCGAGCAGGTGCGTCGCGAACGAGTGCCGGAACGTGTGCGGCGACACGTGCTCGGCCAAGCCGGCGCGCTCCGCTGCTGCCTGGATGACGAGCCAGGCGCTCTGCCGGGACAGCCGGGCGCCCCGGGCACCGAGGAACAGCGCCGGCGTCGACGGCCCCCGCGCCGCGAACACCGGACGCGCCCGCACCAGGTAGGCCGCGACCGCGGCACGGGCGTAGCTCCCGAGCGGCACGATGCGCTGCTTGTTCCCCTTGCCCGTGACCTTCACGACCGCGACATCGTCGCCGGGCCCGGCGCCGGGCGCGCCTCCGCCGTCGTCGGGATCGGACAGCGTCGTGACGTCGTCCACCGACAGTCCCACGGCCTCGGAGATCCGCGCCCCCGTGGCGTACAGCAGCTCCAGGAGCGCCCGGTCCCGCAGCCCCACCGGGTCGTCGTCCGCGCCACCAGCCGCTTCGAGCAGCCGCTCGACGTCGTGCACCGAGATCGCCTTCGGCAGCCGGCTCGGCGCCTTCGGCGGACGGACCGCGGTGGCGGGGTCGAGCGGCACCCACCCCTCGGCGGCGGCGAACGCGGTGAACGACCGGACCGAGCTGAGCATCCGCGCGACCGAGCGCGGTGCGAGCGGCCCCTCCGGCCGGGTCGTCAGGTGCGCCACGAACCCGGCGACGTCGGCGCGTGCCAGCCGTCCGACGTCCGCCGTGGCCGACGCACCGCCGGCCCGGTCGGCGCTCTCGGAGCGGACCTCGGGCGTGGTCGCGAGCCACTCCGCGAACACGGTCAGATCGCGCCGGTAGGCCGACACCGTGTGCCGCGACAGCCCTCGCTCCACGGCGACGTGCCGCAGGTACGTGTCGACGGCGCGGTCGAGCGTGGTCATCCGGTCAGGCGCATCCGGTGTCAGGCGGAGCGCCGCGACCGTGCGTCGACCGCGAGCGTCGCGACGACCAGCGCCGAGTTCTGCAGGCGACCGGCCAGGATCGCCGCCACGAGTTCCTCGCGCGGGACCCACCGGGTGACGATGTCGGCTTCCTCGGCCTCGCGTTCGAACGCGCTGTCGGTGGCGCTGACGCCGCTCGCGCGGAAGATCTCGATGAACTCGTCGCTGCCGCCGGACGAAGTGTTGTACCGGATCAGCGGCTCCCAGTGCTCCGCCTGCAGGTCGGCCTCTTCGCCGAGCTCGCGCTTCGCCGCCTCGAGGTGGTCCTCCCCCTCGTGGTCGAGCAACCCCGCCGGCAGCTCCCAGTCGCGCAGGCCCACCGGGTGTCGGTACTGCTGGATGACGAGCACGCGACCCTCGTCGTCCTCCGCGAACACGGCGACGGCTCCGGTGTGGTCGATGTACTCCCGGACCATGTCCTGCCCGTGGTGGTCGACGGTGTCCCGGCGCACGTCCCAGACCATCCCCTCGTACACGACGGTCGAGTCGGTGACGGGGAACGAGGTCGGTTCGTCGGCGATGGGGGCGGCAGCGTCAGTCACGTCTGCCATCCA
The Curtobacterium citreum genome window above contains:
- a CDS encoding ASCH domain-containing protein, whose amino-acid sequence is MTADETLTDFWAARRAEEPSLPETVPEAWAFGATPEHADGLLELVLSGTKDGTASSMWDYEATGDPLPEVGELSVILDGRGAPRAVIETTALAVVPFDQVDAEHARAEGEGDQTLEHWRAVHERYWREHSENPRGFEPDMPVLCERFRLLWPGAPAGA
- a CDS encoding DUF2510 domain-containing protein, which translates into the protein MTLPAAGWFPDPQDANRLRWWDGHAWGTATHAMPTRTGPVVPVVVAPVGPSFSVQGGALRTGSWASGSAAPRIGLTAFVAVVLAVVSVAWNPFGAVSVVAIVLGVVGVVRPGASGARRVVARSAAASALVVAVATAAVAVAAQLAS
- a CDS encoding site-specific tyrosine recombinase XerD, which encodes MTTLDRAVDTYLRHVAVERGLSRHTVSAYRRDLTVFAEWLATTPEVRSESADRAGGASATADVGRLARADVAGFVAHLTTRPEGPLAPRSVARMLSSVRSFTAFAAAEGWVPLDPATAVRPPKAPSRLPKAISVHDVERLLEAAGGADDDPVGLRDRALLELLYATGARISEAVGLSVDDVTTLSDPDDGGGAPGAGPGDDVAVVKVTGKGNKQRIVPLGSYARAAVAAYLVRARPVFAARGPSTPALFLGARGARLSRQSAWLVIQAAAERAGLAEHVSPHTFRHSFATHLLEGGADVRVVQELLGHASVATTQIYTLVTADMLRDVYQTAHPRARR
- a CDS encoding NUDIX domain-containing protein, with product MTDAAAPIADEPTSFPVTDSTVVYEGMVWDVRRDTVDHHGQDMVREYIDHTGAVAVFAEDDEGRVLVIQQYRHPVGLRDWELPAGLLDHEGEDHLEAAKRELGEEADLQAEHWEPLIRYNTSSGGSDEFIEIFRASGVSATDSAFEREAEEADIVTRWVPREELVAAILAGRLQNSALVVATLAVDARSRRSA